One Actinoplanes missouriensis 431 DNA segment encodes these proteins:
- a CDS encoding peptide MFS transporter: protein MSSSTFFGQPRALANLFGVELWERFSFYGMQGILLIYLYYSAADGGLGIDQDTATSIVGAYGGAVYLSTILGAWVADRLLGSERVLFLSAVLVMLGHIALAVLPGLAGVGVGLVLIAVGSGGVKANATSLVGNLYSEHDERRDAGFSLFYLGINLGALAGPLLTGLLQTNAGFHYGFGLAAVGMAIGLVQYTLGRKRMPEAGREVPNPLPARGRPIAALVFAAAAAIVVLASVTGLLSADRLSNVVVALSAIAAVAYFVIILSSRQITAVERLRVVAFIPMFLASAAFWSLYQQQFTVVTIYSDERLDRGIGGWEMPVSWVQSINPVFIIVLSGVFAALWTRLGDRQPSSPIKFALGTTIMGVAFLLFLPLAGGGPNSTPLLALTGILLVFTVAELLLSPVGLSLSTKLAPHAFHTQMVALFFLSVALGTALSGTLAQFYSADDEVVYFGVLGAVAIVLGLALGAAARPISRLMGGVR from the coding sequence ATGTCGTCGTCGACGTTCTTCGGTCAGCCTCGCGCGCTCGCCAACCTGTTCGGGGTGGAGCTGTGGGAGCGGTTCTCGTTCTACGGCATGCAGGGCATCCTGCTGATCTACCTGTACTACTCGGCGGCCGACGGCGGGCTCGGCATCGATCAGGACACCGCGACGAGCATCGTCGGCGCGTACGGCGGAGCCGTCTACCTCTCCACGATCCTCGGCGCCTGGGTGGCCGACCGGCTGCTCGGCTCGGAGCGGGTGCTGTTCCTCAGCGCGGTGCTGGTGATGCTCGGGCACATCGCCCTGGCCGTGCTGCCCGGCCTGGCCGGTGTCGGCGTCGGCCTGGTGCTGATCGCGGTGGGCAGCGGCGGGGTGAAGGCGAACGCCACGTCGCTGGTCGGCAACCTCTACAGCGAGCACGACGAGCGCCGCGACGCCGGGTTCTCCCTGTTCTACCTCGGCATCAACCTGGGCGCGCTGGCCGGGCCGCTGCTCACCGGTCTGCTGCAGACCAACGCCGGTTTCCACTACGGGTTCGGGCTCGCCGCGGTCGGCATGGCGATCGGCCTGGTGCAGTACACGCTGGGCCGCAAGCGGATGCCGGAGGCGGGACGGGAGGTGCCGAACCCGCTGCCGGCCCGCGGCCGCCCGATCGCCGCGCTGGTGTTCGCCGCGGCCGCCGCGATCGTGGTGCTGGCCTCCGTGACCGGGCTGCTCTCCGCCGACCGGCTGTCGAACGTCGTGGTCGCGCTCAGCGCCATCGCCGCGGTCGCCTACTTCGTGATCATTTTGAGCAGCCGCCAGATCACCGCCGTGGAGCGGCTGCGGGTGGTCGCGTTCATCCCGATGTTCCTCGCCAGCGCCGCGTTCTGGTCGCTCTACCAGCAGCAGTTCACCGTGGTGACGATCTACAGCGACGAGCGGCTGGACCGCGGCATCGGCGGCTGGGAGATGCCTGTCTCCTGGGTGCAGTCGATCAACCCGGTCTTCATCATCGTGCTCTCCGGCGTGTTCGCCGCGCTGTGGACCCGGCTCGGCGACCGGCAGCCGTCCAGCCCGATCAAGTTCGCGCTCGGCACCACCATCATGGGTGTGGCGTTCCTGCTGTTCCTGCCGCTGGCCGGTGGCGGGCCGAACAGCACGCCGCTGCTCGCCCTGACCGGCATCCTGCTGGTCTTCACGGTGGCGGAGCTGCTGCTCTCGCCGGTGGGGCTGTCGCTCTCCACCAAGCTGGCGCCGCACGCCTTCCACACCCAGATGGTGGCGCTGTTCTTCCTGTCGGTGGCGCTGGGTACGGCGTTGTCCGGGACGCTGGCGCAGTTCTACAGCGCGGACGACGAGGTCGTGTACTTCGGGGTGCTCGGAGCGGTCGCGATCGTGCTGGGGCTGGCGCTGGGTGCGGCGGCGCGGCCGATCTCCCGGTTGATGGGCGGAGTTCGATAG
- a CDS encoding helix-turn-helix domain-containing protein — MVRQPLTPEQIAAGQRLGAALRIARAGRSLGEVALAAGISPETLRKIEAGRLPAPAFGTVVCLSQALDVPLSELADVWLAGMPVRQAS, encoded by the coding sequence ATGGTTCGCCAACCGCTCACCCCGGAACAGATCGCCGCGGGCCAGCGACTCGGAGCCGCGCTCCGGATCGCCCGGGCCGGGCGCAGCCTCGGCGAGGTGGCGCTGGCGGCGGGCATCTCGCCGGAGACCCTCCGCAAGATCGAGGCGGGCCGGCTGCCGGCGCCCGCGTTCGGCACGGTGGTCTGCCTCAGCCAGGCCCTGGACGTGCCGCTGAGCGAGCTGGCCGACGTGTGGCTGGCCGGCATGCCGGTCCGTCAGGCCTCGTGA
- a CDS encoding glycosyl hydrolase family 28 protein, whose amino-acid sequence MRKIPVLLMFLLASLLFATPAQAAPAAVDVYPVPSIYPASPDYTLSVNGTPVPVQDYPGYDIAQFALGDGEATIAITKVNNTNIGAYRISPRKLGIAGTVSGPTLTFTVRDDAYLIVKIDGRPDLVIAADPAETNRPASSGAGVFPVGPAPTTASFQQTLNDAAAWGSANSRQGIVYVPAGVYPVGNLYLRSDLALYLAPGAVLRFTGNRSENDVHWRKESQQRDITWFISTRYSSKNISIYGRGIIDGNGKAALAPGNLGVNLLTPIYTTNFAVDGITFRESSSWAIMPTRSSNMTFRNLKIFNRFDMGENDGIDVMESTNVTVRHAIGVGLDDPFSTKTWDTTVDLFAKVPGEPRPQSGVLFDDLVTFTYCYGVKVGQGVFQTQEDITFRNVTVYDAAVALGVHHKYGAAPARRIRFENIDVEKLSFSNDSNRTWLALWTGETHGVGPIQDVVVSNARLHTLGTTPARVNGKPSAPVTGVVLRQIYAGAATTPATTLAELNLTNISDSGPITVTG is encoded by the coding sequence GTGCGAAAGATCCCCGTCCTGTTGATGTTCCTGCTGGCGTCGCTCTTGTTCGCGACGCCGGCCCAGGCCGCCCCGGCCGCCGTCGACGTCTACCCGGTGCCGTCGATCTACCCCGCCTCTCCCGACTACACGCTGAGCGTCAACGGGACGCCGGTGCCCGTGCAGGACTACCCCGGTTACGACATCGCGCAGTTCGCGCTCGGTGACGGCGAAGCCACGATCGCCATCACCAAGGTGAACAACACGAACATCGGAGCGTACCGGATCAGCCCCCGCAAGCTCGGGATCGCCGGCACGGTCAGCGGGCCGACGCTCACGTTCACGGTGCGCGATGACGCGTACCTGATCGTCAAGATCGATGGGCGACCGGACCTGGTGATCGCGGCCGACCCGGCGGAGACCAATCGGCCCGCGTCCTCGGGAGCCGGTGTCTTCCCGGTGGGACCGGCGCCCACCACCGCGTCGTTCCAGCAGACCCTGAACGACGCCGCGGCCTGGGGCAGCGCCAACTCCAGGCAGGGCATCGTCTACGTCCCGGCCGGCGTCTACCCGGTCGGCAACCTCTACCTGCGCAGCGACCTGGCGCTGTACCTGGCGCCCGGCGCGGTGCTGCGGTTCACCGGCAACCGGTCGGAGAACGACGTGCACTGGCGCAAGGAGTCCCAGCAGCGCGACATCACCTGGTTCATCTCCACCCGGTACTCGTCCAAGAACATCAGCATCTACGGCCGGGGGATCATCGACGGGAACGGCAAGGCCGCCCTGGCTCCCGGCAACCTCGGCGTCAACCTGCTGACCCCGATCTACACCACGAACTTCGCGGTGGACGGCATCACGTTCCGCGAGTCCAGCAGCTGGGCGATCATGCCGACCCGGTCGTCGAACATGACGTTCCGCAACCTGAAGATCTTCAACCGGTTCGACATGGGCGAGAACGACGGCATCGACGTCATGGAGTCCACGAACGTGACGGTCCGGCACGCCATCGGTGTCGGCCTGGACGACCCGTTCAGCACCAAGACCTGGGACACCACCGTCGACCTGTTCGCCAAGGTCCCCGGTGAACCGCGACCGCAGTCCGGCGTCCTCTTCGACGACCTCGTCACGTTCACCTACTGCTACGGGGTGAAGGTCGGCCAGGGCGTCTTCCAGACCCAGGAGGACATCACCTTCCGCAACGTCACCGTCTACGACGCGGCGGTCGCGCTCGGCGTGCACCACAAGTACGGCGCCGCGCCCGCCCGCCGCATCCGGTTCGAGAACATCGACGTGGAGAAGCTGAGCTTCAGCAACGACAGCAACCGCACCTGGCTGGCGCTCTGGACCGGCGAGACCCACGGCGTCGGCCCGATCCAGGACGTCGTCGTGTCGAACGCCCGGCTCCACACGCTCGGGACCACACCGGCCCGGGTCAACGGCAAACCGTCCGCGCCCGTGACCGGGGTCGTGCTGCGCCAGATCTACGCCGGCGCCGCCACGACGCCGGCCACCACCCTCGCCGAGCTCAACCTGACGAACATCTCCGACAGCGGCCCGATCACCGTCACGGGCTGA
- a CDS encoding macro domain-containing protein, with protein MDLVDIRAGDLFAQGFPALAHGVTCVGVMDHGFRVRWPAMYDRYRARCRAGMLRLGGLMSWKAPDGLIVYNLVVAQRAGTPPDLTALRSALAAALDDAERREIRSIGLPQFGDWDVVGPVVREVAAGSSVRIVVMRS; from the coding sequence GTGGACCTCGTCGACATTCGCGCCGGTGATCTCTTCGCGCAGGGGTTTCCGGCTCTGGCGCACGGGGTGACCTGCGTCGGCGTCATGGATCACGGGTTCCGGGTGCGGTGGCCGGCTATGTATGACCGCTATCGGGCACGCTGCCGGGCCGGGATGCTGCGGCTCGGCGGGTTGATGTCGTGGAAGGCGCCGGACGGGCTGATCGTCTACAACCTGGTGGTGGCTCAGCGGGCCGGCACACCGCCGGACCTGACCGCGCTGCGCAGTGCGCTGGCGGCGGCGCTGGATGACGCGGAGCGGCGGGAGATCCGGTCGATCGGGTTGCCGCAGTTCGGGGACTGGGACGTGGTCGGGCCGGTGGTGCGTGAGGTGGCGGCCGGCAGCAGTGTGCGCATTGTGGTGATGCGTTCCTGA
- a CDS encoding class I SAM-dependent methyltransferase — protein sequence MDATGKARRVWDQAAPRYDRQIAFLERHWFTGGREWLGERATGRILDVGVGTGRNLPHYRADATVTGIDLSPEMLAVARRSAQRPVDLREGDATRLPFPDGSFDTVVCALSLCAIPDPRAAIGEARRVLVPGGRLLLLDHIGSSRPPVRAAQWLLERVTIRAAGEHFTRRQLPLVRAAGFEIVEVERLKAGTIERVYARRS from the coding sequence GTGGACGCGACCGGGAAGGCCCGCAGGGTCTGGGATCAGGCCGCGCCGCGGTACGACAGGCAGATCGCGTTCCTGGAGAGACACTGGTTCACCGGCGGGCGTGAGTGGCTCGGGGAGCGCGCCACCGGCCGGATCCTCGACGTCGGTGTGGGCACCGGGCGCAACCTCCCGCACTATCGCGCCGACGCCACCGTCACCGGGATCGACCTGAGCCCTGAGATGCTGGCCGTGGCCCGGCGGAGCGCGCAACGCCCGGTCGACCTGCGGGAGGGGGACGCGACCCGGCTGCCGTTCCCGGACGGCTCGTTCGACACGGTGGTCTGCGCCCTGTCGCTGTGTGCGATTCCGGACCCGCGGGCGGCGATCGGCGAGGCGCGCCGGGTGCTCGTGCCGGGTGGGCGGCTGCTCCTGCTCGATCACATCGGCAGCAGCCGGCCGCCGGTGCGGGCCGCCCAGTGGCTCCTGGAGCGGGTCACCATCCGGGCGGCGGGCGAGCATTTCACCCGCCGTCAGCTGCCGCTGGTCCGCGCCGCCGGTTTCGAGATCGTCGAGGTGGAGCGGCTGAAGGCCGGCACGATCGAGCGGGTGTACGCCCGGCGCTCATGA
- the map gene encoding type I methionyl aminopeptidase yields MIELKSSDEIGRMAVTGRFVGELLAELRDAATVGVNLMDLEHQARRRIKDRGAESCYWDYAPSFGRGPFRNVLCLSVNDAVLHGLPHDYVLRDGDLLSIDMAVGIDGWVTDSALSFVVGTPDPADLKLIEATEVALESAIVAAQPGGKLGDISAAIGKVAHDYGYGVNLEFGGHGLGRTMHEAPHIPNNGRARRGMKLEPGLTIAIEPWFCRTTDKIKFDADGWTIRSADGSRTAHSEHTVAITESGPQVLTRRPAA; encoded by the coding sequence GTGATCGAGTTGAAGTCTTCGGATGAGATCGGCCGGATGGCCGTCACGGGCCGGTTCGTCGGCGAACTCCTCGCGGAGTTGCGGGACGCCGCCACGGTCGGCGTCAACCTGATGGACCTCGAGCACCAGGCCCGCCGCCGCATCAAGGACCGCGGCGCGGAGTCGTGCTACTGGGACTACGCCCCGTCGTTCGGCCGCGGCCCGTTCCGCAACGTGCTCTGCCTCTCCGTCAACGACGCGGTGCTGCACGGCCTGCCGCACGACTACGTGCTGCGCGACGGCGACCTGCTCAGCATCGACATGGCGGTAGGCATCGACGGCTGGGTCACCGACTCGGCGCTCTCGTTCGTCGTCGGCACGCCCGACCCGGCCGACCTGAAGCTGATCGAGGCGACCGAGGTGGCGCTCGAGTCCGCGATCGTGGCCGCGCAGCCGGGCGGCAAGCTGGGCGACATCTCCGCGGCGATCGGCAAGGTCGCCCACGACTACGGGTACGGCGTGAACCTCGAGTTCGGCGGCCACGGCCTCGGCCGGACCATGCACGAGGCGCCGCACATCCCCAACAACGGCCGGGCCCGCCGCGGCATGAAACTGGAGCCGGGCCTGACCATCGCCATCGAACCCTGGTTCTGCAGGACCACCGACAAAATCAAGTTCGACGCCGACGGCTGGACGATCCGCTCGGCTGATGGCTCCCGCACCGCCCACTCCGAGCACACGGTCGCCATCACGGAGTCGGGTCCGCAGGTGCTCACGCGGCGGCCCGCGGCTTGA
- a CDS encoding glucarate dehydratase family protein yields MIIRELLVTPIAFRDPPLLNATGVHEPLALRCVLRLVVDGGVIGLGECGGDRSQLDRLTAVAPALAGLNVLETTRVARAIDAALPGESAMGRRAAFSAIEVACLDAAGRLLGQPVVSLLGGAVRDAVPYSAYLFYKWAGHPGSTPDEWGEALDPDGIVAQARTLIDEYGFGSIKLKGGVFPPDREIAAIRALREAFPDHPLRIDPNGAWTPATGRRVAAELDGILEYLEDPSWGLDALAEVSATARMPLATNMFVNSFDTIAPAVATDAVQVILGDHHYWGGLRLSRHLGTVCETLGLGLSMHSNSHLGITLAAMTHLAAATPNLTYACDTHYPWNLADDVVKPGVLRFEGGAVPVPEGPGLGVELDPDALERQHRLYVDSGRQVRDDTGYARRFDPGYDPALPRW; encoded by the coding sequence ATGATCATCCGGGAGTTGCTGGTCACCCCGATCGCGTTCCGGGACCCGCCGCTGCTCAACGCGACGGGCGTGCACGAGCCCCTCGCGCTGCGCTGCGTGCTGCGCCTGGTCGTGGACGGCGGCGTGATCGGTCTCGGCGAGTGCGGCGGCGACCGGTCGCAGCTGGACCGGCTCACCGCGGTGGCGCCGGCGCTGGCCGGCCTGAACGTCCTGGAGACCACCCGGGTGGCCCGCGCGATCGACGCGGCGCTGCCGGGGGAGAGCGCGATGGGCCGCCGGGCCGCCTTCTCCGCGATCGAGGTTGCCTGCCTGGACGCGGCCGGCCGGCTGCTCGGTCAGCCGGTGGTGTCGCTGCTCGGCGGGGCGGTCCGCGACGCCGTGCCGTACAGCGCCTACCTGTTCTACAAGTGGGCCGGCCACCCGGGCTCCACGCCGGACGAATGGGGTGAGGCGCTCGACCCGGACGGCATCGTGGCCCAGGCCCGGACGCTCATCGACGAATACGGCTTCGGCTCGATCAAGCTGAAGGGCGGCGTCTTCCCGCCGGACCGGGAGATCGCGGCGATCCGGGCGTTGCGGGAGGCGTTCCCGGATCACCCGCTGCGGATCGACCCGAACGGCGCCTGGACCCCGGCCACCGGGCGGCGGGTCGCCGCCGAGCTCGACGGGATCCTGGAGTACCTGGAGGACCCGTCCTGGGGACTCGACGCCCTCGCCGAGGTCAGCGCGACCGCGCGCATGCCGCTGGCGACCAACATGTTCGTGAACTCGTTCGACACGATCGCGCCGGCCGTCGCGACCGACGCCGTGCAGGTGATCCTCGGCGACCACCACTACTGGGGTGGGCTGAGGTTGAGCCGGCATCTCGGGACCGTCTGCGAGACACTCGGGCTGGGCCTGTCCATGCACTCCAACTCGCACCTGGGGATCACCCTCGCCGCGATGACACACCTGGCGGCCGCCACCCCGAACCTCACCTACGCCTGCGACACCCACTACCCGTGGAACCTCGCCGACGACGTGGTGAAGCCGGGTGTGCTGCGGTTCGAGGGCGGGGCAGTGCCGGTGCCGGAGGGGCCGGGCCTCGGTGTCGAGCTCGACCCGGACGCGCTGGAGCGGCAGCACCGGCTCTACGTCGACTCCGGCCGCCAGGTGCGCGACGACACCGGGTACGCCCGGCGGTTCGATCCCGGCTATGACCCGGCGCTGCCGCGATGGTGA